The Nicotiana tabacum cultivar K326 chromosome 1, ASM71507v2, whole genome shotgun sequence genome segment CGGGGAGTTAGACAGTTTTAGCTATATATCCGAGTATTTgtatgttttgtttttctttccttccatttttctaatttgtttgtgaattgcttttaggtaccaaatggctcttTACAATGATGCCCTCAAAAATTTGCATTGGGGGAAGAGGTAGATGATAATCATGTGGAGTGATATTCAACCCGAACCTCAATTACAAAGGAGAGGTCGACCGCCTCATGATAATAtcccaaaccctcccccacctctTCCAAGGGCAGCACATCGGGTGTTGCCCAAcgaaggctatgcaagtgcaatagtcctgCCCCgaattagggcgggcaactttcaaataaccaatgtcatgCTTACACTGTTGGAATAGAGAGGTTTCTTCACCTGAGCTCCacaccaaaatgcctacaagcatctcaaaggttttgttgatacatgctgggggagcaagcaaactaatgtctCCTAAGACGCATTGCGGTTAAGGATTTTCCCATTTTCTTTAAGGgggaaggctttggattggcTAGAAAGGttgcccaaccattccatcaccacttgggatgagttggccgagaagttcATCACAAATATCTTTTCTCCGGGACATATGGCGACTCTAGGATATGACATCCTTGATTTtaaacaagagccaaatgaaccgattcatgagatttgggaaaggtATCAGACGATGGTTAAAGAGTGTctgaataatgatatgaccgaagcCATGATCTAATAAACATTCTACTGTGGCATAAATATAACAAACCAATGTGTCGTTAACCAACTCGCCGGGGGGAACTTTATGAACACGCCATATACCGAAGCGTGTGaaatacttgatgagatggcggatacctcTTCAACATGGCAGAGTCGAGCTAATGTGCCACAAGGCGATCCTaatgttattcacctacacaaggagaTCCATGACCACGACCAAACAATAGCCGAATTGACTactaccatgaaccaattggccaaagctcatttacaacaagttcaagggccaaaagaagtgaatgccatggaaggAGTGAATATGATGATCAATAAGAGAACACAACGAGGTCAACAAGTTCAAAACAATCTGGACCAATTTAAGCAAAGTTGTAGCAGGTACAATCAAGATAATGcatatgatgatcaaagtgaagaggttcaatatgtgaacaattaccaaggtcAATGGGGGAATGCTCCGAATCAACAACAGTGGAGATCACAAGGAAATTAGGGAAATCAAGGTcaacaaggaaattggaatagtggcaacaacaacaaccaaagcaactgggggaacaacaatcaaaattggggcaaccaaggaaaccaaggcaattggggtggcaacaataatagtaattggggaggcaataacaatcaagggggttagaacaacaataatcaaggtaatcgggggtcgggctttcaaaggcctccgatgtagcaacaaccaaacaacccgcctccatATCCATCGCAAGGTCCTAGCTcatccaacaatgagatgggacggtttgaggcaatgtttgagcaaatgatgaagaaaaatgCCGACTCTGATGCCCAATTGGCCTCCCACAAtacttctatccgcaacttggaaATCCAACTTGTCGAAATTTCTCAAGGTTTggatactcgccctaagggggcactaccaagtgatacggtagtaaacccaagGGGTGGGAACAATACGGGCCATGCTATGGCGGTGCCTACAGGAAGTGGTAAAGGTAGAGTTGCTAGTACCTCTAATCCAAGAAAGGTTGTGAGTGATGATTTGTtggtgcaagatgatgatgagcAAAGTAATGATGTGCAAGTgaatgatgagaatgtgaatgatgaaGTAAGGATAGACATTGATGACAACATGGAGGAGACACAAAATGatatgaacccgtctagggaacatgtgATAACATACCGGAAATGGTAGTACCCAAAGCTAAGGCTactttgccaaggcctcctccaccatatcctcaaCGGCTCGCCAAAAAACAATAAGAACTAGTTCAAGAAATTTATTGATATGATAAAAATTTGTCCATAAATGTACCTTTGGTtgaagctctagaacaaatgtcgggatatgccaagttcaagaaggacttggtaacaaagaagagatcaaCGAACTGTGAAacgatcaaaatgacacatcaagtgagtgctattgtgcactccaTGGATCCAAAGTTAGAAGACCCTggtgcctttacaattccatgcactattaGTAGTGCCGATTTCACCGAAGCTTTGTGTGATTTGGTGGcaagcattaacttgatgccatACTCTTTTTTCAAGACATTGGGGATTGGGAAATCAAGGCCCACATCAATGAGACTGCAACTGGTGGATAGGACAATGAAGAGGTCATTcgggataattgatgatgtgctagttcgggttgacaagttcatacttcccgcagattttgtgatacttgactgtgagTTTGACTACGAGGTaccaatcatattggggagacctttcctagctacaggGAAGGCCTTAATTGATTTGGAagcaggggagctcaccttccgggtgcgAGATGAAAAAGttgtattccatgtttgcaagtcAATGAGGCAACCTAATAGCAACGAAGTGTGTTCGTTTATGGATCTTGTGAACGAAGTGATTGTTGAAGACACAAGTGTTGTGATTAATGTGGAAGACCCATTGGAAGTtgtgttgttgaatcatgatgTGGATGAAAAGGAAGGCTACACCCGTAAgcctttccccaaaataagccctcAGTAATTCTTCATTTCCAC includes the following:
- the LOC142164611 gene encoding uncharacterized protein LOC142164611 — protein: MTHQVSAIVHSMDPKLEDPGAFTIPCTISSADFTEALCDLVASINLMPYSFFKTLGIGKSRPTSMRLQLVPIILGRPFLATGKALIDLEAGELTFRVRDEKVVFHVCKSMRQPNSNEVCSFMDLVNEVIVEDTSVVINVEDPLEVVLLNHDVDEKEGYTRKPFPKISPQ